The following coding sequences lie in one Mycoplasma tauri genomic window:
- a CDS encoding YlxR family protein, producing MMKNDKIKDFNRKCIASGLIELQSKMLRFDYNKGEQIIQLDLSRKLKGRGAYFIPTEKNWEIIVKKKCLNKTFRTAVSKETYNNIEKILKEEKWLRKTE from the coding sequence ATGATGAAGAATGATAAAATCAAAGATTTTAATCGTAAATGTATTGCATCTGGACTTATAGAGTTACAAAGCAAAATGTTAAGATTTGATTATAATAAGGGTGAGCAAATTATTCAATTAGATCTTAGTAGAAAATTAAAAGGCCGTGGTGCGTATTTTATACCGACTGAAAAAAATTGAGAAATTATTGTTAAAAAGAAATGCTTAAATAAAACTTTTAGAACTGCTGTTTCCAAAGAAACTTACAACAACATTGAAAAAATTTTGAAGGAGGAAAAATGGCTAAGAAAAACAGAATAA
- a CDS encoding NusA N-terminal domain-containing protein, with amino-acid sequence MKEQLDNKINSPKIWYQIIHGLNEKEKFPIDKLIEIFSEEVNRIVQKNIDPEANIVFELNQDKEEIRIFNTEAIVISDNDMADIMFDDPITVKFFNISLSEAKKINKSVEVGDTVKIEIDLISLKNSNNPSVQKIPKIIESSILQAVKRLQKSIIYEKYSNRIGETVKATFISKNKKGSWNVQINEDGTMAHLPANLISAARAINPGSIFDVVIESVDEETKLSQITVSLDSPKIVEKILFKNIPEIANGQIEIVNIIRSPGERTKAVFRATEGNENIDVYGAIIGQNSSRINLIFNELNEGLDPEKYEKVDIILHSDNVKEFIRRCLEPGHLVSLVQKGNDKNTFYAITTKSGLSAMIGKKGSNTTLASKLTGLNFDVITTEEAKSLKIEFDEDKAREIDDLIRSEKRYKTSIKKPLRSDFTPSRRNVKRNNNFNSLELSFEGFDKDILAFKEKEQEFFDQENHGLEFDELIQRYGNLESEVDSLDSEEFNEEPVVEVEKIKEDLIDYKKAKDVAKNFKIDNDLSNFGLDEGIDLSDINDEEW; translated from the coding sequence ATGAAAGAACAATTAGATAACAAAATAAATAGCCCAAAAATTTGATATCAAATTATTCATGGACTTAATGAGAAAGAAAAATTTCCTATTGATAAGTTAATAGAAATTTTTTCAGAAGAAGTAAATAGAATAGTTCAAAAAAATATTGACCCTGAAGCCAATATTGTTTTTGAGCTTAATCAAGATAAAGAGGAAATAAGAATTTTTAATACTGAAGCAATAGTTATTAGTGATAATGATATGGCTGATATTATGTTTGATGACCCAATTACTGTTAAATTTTTCAATATATCACTCAGTGAAGCTAAAAAGATAAACAAAAGTGTTGAAGTTGGAGATACTGTAAAAATTGAAATTGATTTAATTAGTTTAAAAAATTCTAATAATCCTAGTGTTCAAAAAATACCAAAAATTATTGAGTCTTCAATTTTACAAGCCGTTAAAAGATTACAAAAATCAATAATTTATGAAAAATATTCAAATAGAATAGGAGAAACTGTTAAGGCAACCTTTATTTCTAAAAATAAAAAAGGTTCTTGAAATGTTCAAATAAACGAAGATGGCACTATGGCACATTTACCAGCTAATTTAATTAGTGCTGCTAGAGCTATAAATCCAGGCTCAATTTTTGACGTTGTTATAGAATCAGTTGATGAAGAAACAAAATTAAGTCAAATAACTGTGTCACTTGATTCACCAAAAATTGTTGAGAAAATTTTATTTAAAAATATACCTGAGATAGCAAATGGACAAATTGAAATTGTAAATATTATAAGAAGTCCTGGTGAAAGAACAAAAGCTGTTTTCAGAGCTACAGAAGGTAATGAAAATATTGATGTTTATGGTGCTATTATTGGACAAAATTCATCAAGAATAAACTTAATTTTTAATGAGCTTAACGAGGGATTAGATCCTGAAAAGTATGAAAAAGTTGATATTATTTTACATTCAGATAATGTAAAAGAGTTTATAAGAAGATGTTTAGAACCTGGTCATTTAGTTTCGTTAGTTCAAAAGGGCAATGATAAAAATACATTTTATGCTATAACAACTAAATCTGGTTTATCTGCAATGATTGGTAAGAAAGGATCAAATACAACACTAGCTTCTAAGCTCACTGGTTTAAATTTTGATGTCATAACAACTGAAGAAGCAAAATCTTTGAAAATTGAATTTGATGAGGATAAAGCAAGAGAAATAGATGATCTTATAAGATCTGAAAAAAGATACAAAACATCTATTAAAAAACCATTAAGGTCAGATTTTACTCCTTCAAGAAGAAATGTTAAGAGAAATAATAATTTCAATAGTCTTGAGTTGAGTTTTGAGGGCTTTGATAAAGATATTTTAGCTTTCAAAGAAAAAGAACAAGAATTCTTTGATCAAGAAAATCATGGTCTTGAGTTTGACGAACTTATACAGCGTTATGGTAATTTAGAAAGTGAAGTTGACTCACTAGATAGTGAAGAATTTAATGAGGAACCAGTTGTTGAAGTAGAAAAAATTAAGGAAGACTTAATTGATTATAAAAAAGCTAAAGATGTAGCTAAAAATTTCAAAATTGACAATGATTTGAGCAATTTTGGACTTGATGAAGGAATAGACTTGAGTGACATTAATGATGAAGAATGATAA
- a CDS encoding LSm family protein: MDWRKTLINEFGDQIIDVKFLNENSMKLLDVTVSHTDIQSINELTNEINSYVDGLNVELEFEAISIHSPGFDSNYKIDELESHIGEVLDVKLIKNVDKKDFYTGELLEVSESSILLRWNCKGQFRKVNILKENISSINANFESMVKNKSEDL, encoded by the coding sequence ATGGACTGAAGAAAAACATTGATTAATGAGTTTGGTGATCAAATCATTGATGTTAAATTTTTAAATGAAAATAGTATGAAATTGTTAGACGTTACTGTTAGCCACACTGATATTCAATCAATTAATGAATTAACAAATGAAATAAATTCATATGTTGATGGTTTAAATGTTGAACTTGAATTTGAAGCAATATCAATTCATTCTCCTGGTTTTGATTCTAATTATAAAATTGATGAATTAGAGTCACATATTGGTGAAGTACTTGACGTTAAATTAATTAAAAATGTTGATAAAAAAGACTTCTATACTGGAGAATTATTAGAAGTTAGCGAATCAAGTATTTTATTAAGATGAAATTGCAAGGGCCAATTTAGAAAAGTTAATATTTTAAAAGAAAATATTAGTAGTATAAATGCAAATTTTGAATCAATGGTAAAAAATAAAAGCGAGGATTTATAG
- a CDS encoding M17 family metallopeptidase: MNLFEKISVERNDYMLLSATFADEIKCECLIKKQGKITEYFDKNQAFIYFKDKTKLTFFELEKTFKNLAQNANRNYQVDLNSFSTDVLSVEMVADAFIRAVYFVKGEIYDVKTGDKPENYELVPYVVQTSKELEESVYKSVVLAKSVNFARNLQITPPNICNSEYLADFVAKDLSQYNNLKVTVLNKKQIEENEMGLLLSVNRGSVYEPRVVVIEYNGDPDSNEKTVMIGKGITFDSGGYSLKPSRSMLTMKFDMSGSVIVASAMKSLAQLKPKKNVAAIMCITDNRVNGDASIPDSVWKAMNGKTVEINNTDAEGRLVMADGLVYGARKLGATRLVDVATLTGAIVIALGQTYTGVWATTDKAWDDLLKASNRAHELVWRMPFDEEFGKNIRSSKVADLKNTDLSGNAGSCSAAMFLKEFTDNIEFIHLDVAGTAEINEEPQGIMVKTLVELNLN, from the coding sequence ATGAATTTATTTGAAAAAATTAGTGTTGAAAGAAATGATTACATGTTATTATCCGCAACTTTTGCTGATGAAATAAAATGTGAATGTTTAATAAAAAAACAAGGAAAAATTACCGAATATTTTGACAAAAATCAAGCATTTATTTACTTTAAAGACAAAACCAAATTAACATTTTTTGAGCTCGAAAAAACATTTAAAAATTTAGCTCAAAATGCAAATAGAAATTATCAAGTTGATTTAAATTCTTTCTCAACAGATGTTTTATCTGTTGAAATGGTTGCTGATGCATTTATTCGTGCTGTTTATTTTGTTAAAGGTGAAATTTATGATGTTAAAACCGGAGATAAACCTGAAAATTATGAATTAGTGCCTTATGTTGTACAAACAAGCAAAGAGCTTGAAGAAAGTGTCTATAAATCAGTTGTTTTAGCAAAATCTGTTAATTTTGCAAGAAATCTTCAAATTACACCTCCAAACATTTGTAATTCAGAATATTTGGCAGATTTTGTTGCTAAAGATTTATCTCAGTACAATAATTTAAAAGTTACTGTTTTAAATAAAAAACAAATTGAAGAAAATGAAATGGGTCTACTTTTATCTGTGAACAGAGGTAGTGTTTATGAACCACGTGTTGTAGTTATTGAATACAACGGTGATCCAGATTCAAATGAAAAAACAGTTATGATTGGTAAGGGTATCACATTTGACTCTGGTGGATATTCTCTTAAACCATCAAGAAGTATGTTAACAATGAAATTTGACATGTCAGGCTCAGTTATTGTTGCTTCTGCTATGAAATCTCTTGCACAGCTAAAACCTAAGAAAAATGTTGCTGCAATTATGTGTATAACAGATAACAGAGTTAATGGAGACGCTTCAATTCCTGATTCAGTTTGAAAAGCAATGAATGGCAAAACTGTTGAAATAAATAATACTGATGCTGAAGGTAGACTTGTTATGGCTGACGGTCTTGTTTATGGAGCTAGAAAACTTGGCGCAACTCGTTTAGTTGATGTTGCAACATTAACAGGCGCTATTGTTATTGCTCTTGGGCAAACCTATACTGGTGTATGAGCGACAACTGATAAGGCTTGAGATGATTTATTAAAAGCATCAAATAGAGCACATGAATTAGTTTGAAGAATGCCATTTGATGAAGAATTTGGTAAAAATATTAGATCATCTAAAGTTGCAGATTTGAAGAATACTGACCTTTCAGGTAATGCTGGATCATGTTCAGCTGCAATGTTTTTAAAAGAATTCACAGACAATATTGAGTTTATTCATCTTGATGTGGCCGGTACAGCAGAAATTAATGAAGAGCCTCAAGGAATTATGGTAAAAACATTAGTAGAGCTTAATTTAAATTAA
- a CDS encoding ECF transporter S component has protein sequence MKEQRQSNIKKLFSNFYIFPKLTIRSISFIGILIASSVVIFIVFASFVPFISIPSYKISFIGLPIKISGFIFGPFVGGFVGLISDLISFALFPTFYNIYYTLAAIIDGVIAGLVGFIFLKILKYMFGGQYQDANYENKIYKLTRKLEKLRLEDINSKKITKIENKIILINEKRKVNMVIGSHNKLLNVNLLSSILTVSLIILIISFLVFKVIDAEVIKNYGFGLPKLGLFFLMSSGYCAMIIFLIVARFKMQTKKYLVIVPIVIFSAIIELINVPLLSYADFTATTGSNGSGKIITFMFQHILFSPVKIWFNMFIIFYTFNVVSPLVSKNDGIMY, from the coding sequence ATGAAAGAACAACGCCAAAGCAATATAAAAAAATTATTCTCTAATTTTTATATTTTCCCTAAATTAACCATTAGATCTATTTCATTTATAGGAATTCTAATAGCTAGTTCTGTTGTTATTTTTATTGTGTTTGCATCATTTGTACCTTTTATATCAATTCCAAGTTATAAAATAAGTTTTATTGGTTTGCCTATTAAAATTAGTGGGTTTATTTTTGGCCCATTTGTGGGTGGCTTTGTTGGTTTAATAAGTGATTTAATATCATTTGCACTATTTCCGACTTTTTACAACATTTACTATACATTGGCAGCAATTATTGATGGGGTTATAGCAGGATTAGTTGGTTTTATTTTTCTTAAAATATTAAAATACATGTTTGGTGGCCAATATCAAGATGCGAATTATGAAAACAAAATTTATAAATTAACAAGAAAATTAGAGAAATTAAGACTTGAAGATATTAATAGCAAAAAAATAACAAAAATCGAAAATAAAATCATATTAATAAATGAAAAAAGAAAAGTTAATATGGTAATAGGTTCTCATAATAAGTTATTAAACGTAAATCTTCTTTCATCAATCTTAACTGTAAGCCTCATTATTTTGATAATTTCTTTCCTTGTTTTTAAAGTGATTGATGCTGAAGTCATAAAAAATTATGGTTTCGGACTACCAAAATTAGGCCTTTTCTTTCTTATGTCATCTGGATACTGTGCTATGATCATTTTTTTAATAGTTGCAAGATTTAAAATGCAAACGAAAAAGTACTTAGTTATAGTGCCAATTGTAATTTTTTCAGCAATTATAGAACTTATTAATGTCCCTCTTTTATCATATGCAGATTTTACTGCAACTACAGGATCAAATGGTTCAGGAAAAATAATAACATTTATGTTCCAACACATTTTATTTAGCCCTGTAAAAATATGATTTAACATGTTTATTATTTTTTATACATTTAATGTTGTTAGTCCATTAGTTAGCAAAAACGATGGAATCATGTATTAA
- a CDS encoding ribonuclease J has translation MTPTRLIPIGGVQEIGKSTLIIEHNNQIVIIDAGIKFADTATTGIKGIIPDYKYLVDRKNQIEGLFITHGHEDHIGGVVYLAKQVHLKKIFAPRIAIQYLKLKFEEHKITHKVEFIEMEKNAEYTFGKDIKVDFWSAQHSIPDAFGIRVKTPNGSLMCTGDFRFDYNPIGEIYTDFTKLDLIGKQGLTVLFSDSTNAMRPFHSPSENDILVDIEKHMRSATRKTIITAFASNLTRVKAIIDLAVKLKKKVVCFGRSMVQGVKIGRKLGYIKAPANIFVEKKEAAKVPDNELLILTTGSQGEQLAALSRMSYGKHASVKIEKGDMIIFSSNPIPGNRMVVELLINRLAKLGAIIKENGPDGYLHTSGHAYMSEHDKIFQLTKPKFFLPYHGEYRMCMTHGESAVRNGVDPKNIYIPENGQVFNMINNTIIPTNEKIEYGPIYIDGISTFSVNGAVLKERNLLASSGFVNIVMTINKNKNEILGRAQLISRGSFYVKTSLPLVEEAKRIAHGAVLYHIRNKENWNVTELKQLVIDRLEALFYKEKRRRPIIIPVFLFTDEEDEPMLKNSSFKFKTKENDNQKNENIENTLNELKAGIFGTEEEINEDFRDEVEDE, from the coding sequence ATGACACCGACTCGCTTAATTCCTATTGGTGGCGTACAAGAAATTGGTAAATCAACATTAATTATAGAACACAATAACCAAATTGTAATTATTGATGCTGGTATAAAATTTGCAGATACAGCAACAACAGGAATAAAGGGAATCATCCCTGATTACAAATATTTAGTTGATAGAAAAAACCAAATTGAAGGACTATTTATAACTCACGGACACGAAGATCACATTGGAGGTGTAGTTTACTTAGCAAAACAAGTCCATTTAAAGAAAATTTTTGCTCCTAGAATAGCTATTCAATACCTAAAATTAAAATTTGAAGAGCATAAAATTACTCATAAAGTAGAGTTTATTGAGATGGAAAAAAATGCAGAATATACCTTTGGAAAAGACATAAAAGTAGATTTTTGATCCGCTCAACACTCAATTCCAGATGCTTTTGGGATAAGAGTTAAAACTCCTAATGGTTCTCTAATGTGTACTGGTGACTTCCGTTTTGACTACAACCCTATTGGAGAAATTTATACAGATTTTACCAAGTTAGATCTTATTGGAAAACAAGGTTTAACAGTGCTATTTTCAGATTCAACAAATGCAATGCGTCCCTTTCATTCACCTAGTGAAAATGACATTCTTGTTGATATAGAAAAACACATGCGTTCAGCTACTAGAAAAACAATAATAACTGCATTTGCTTCAAACCTTACCCGTGTAAAAGCAATCATTGATTTGGCAGTGAAATTAAAGAAAAAAGTTGTGTGCTTTGGTAGATCAATGGTACAAGGCGTTAAAATTGGTAGAAAATTAGGCTACATAAAAGCACCGGCAAATATATTTGTTGAGAAAAAAGAGGCAGCCAAAGTACCTGATAATGAATTATTAATTTTAACAACAGGAAGTCAAGGTGAACAACTTGCTGCTCTCTCAAGAATGAGTTATGGTAAACATGCTAGCGTAAAAATTGAAAAAGGTGACATGATTATATTTTCATCAAACCCAATTCCTGGAAATAGAATGGTTGTTGAACTTCTTATAAACAGACTTGCAAAATTAGGTGCCATCATAAAAGAAAATGGACCTGATGGCTATCTTCATACTTCAGGTCATGCTTACATGAGTGAACATGACAAGATTTTTCAATTAACAAAGCCTAAATTTTTCCTACCTTATCATGGTGAATATAGAATGTGCATGACCCATGGTGAAAGCGCTGTTAGAAATGGAGTCGATCCAAAAAACATTTATATCCCTGAAAATGGTCAAGTTTTTAACATGATAAACAACACGATAATACCTACTAATGAAAAAATAGAATATGGACCAATTTATATTGATGGTATTTCTACTTTTAGTGTTAATGGAGCTGTTCTTAAAGAAAGAAACCTATTAGCAAGTAGCGGTTTTGTAAATATTGTAATGACAATAAATAAAAACAAAAATGAAATACTTGGTAGAGCACAATTAATTAGTCGTGGAAGTTTTTATGTAAAAACTTCACTACCTCTTGTGGAAGAAGCTAAAAGAATAGCACATGGTGCAGTTTTATACCATATTAGGAACAAGGAAAATTGAAACGTTACTGAACTTAAACAATTAGTCATAGATCGCCTAGAAGCTCTATTTTATAAAGAAAAAAGAAGAAGACCAATTATAATACCTGTTTTCTTATTCACTGACGAAGAAGATGAACCAATGCTAAAAAATTCATCTTTTAAATTTAAAACCAAGGAAAATGATAATCAAAAAAATGAAAATATTGAAAATACATTGAATGAACTAAAAGCTGGAATTTTTGGCACTGAAGAAGAAATAAATGAAGATTTCAGAGATGAAGTTGAAGATGAATAG
- a CDS encoding DUF2779 domain-containing protein, producing MKISEMKLKMNRDKKITERQYIKSFYNQGYFLWNSELDFESKYITPLKSKDTLNCLNIYDDDILDEDDTELEDEVGQTIWNNLLNIYFDTSIQTVDGNMNIFDKVKKQLNNWAFDTLFKNKSIKIISSKGTTESKFFETNKELENNNVEVLINPFFTYKTGEFDVVSNVFAYDKTNSTIYLFKLKTSTTNQNLFSTKYAYEVAKKSLNLPINDIKVIIIDTSYPLEKGNVKFICTNLCYMGKNKKSIDRKTWMEKGSSLPKNINPLFKNRHNFSLYFSQGWLWNKSDLQITLNNEPVSQNFNYLKCIKNNCGLLNPKWQYKDGVSRFSLPKNSNIFDDKLYLGSFEDQIEYIKKSYFINKPDFSEFTEAKFYGDYKDYRESIGLNSILYKNYVNALLGQDLMFSKLVFMDLKSNAILKNGFINSLNKHRKKVEIAKKIDDFINSYAIEKYLSSLHIKNEKIVWYDYESFMSIIPVFDDFVPYSQVVNQVSIIETINGKIVNNTQEDIVIDPLKIEIFDLIFLLKNLYDRQGNKYVVYNKGFENSRNLEIAEWVIQHQNDDKFVHELKKRFDITPYDVKKFQEYINNNTIDLMELFKSYRDKNENEHYQNILISLQNSWKDKILDTASFSSKNFIVEMQQSNKDSSNVLFTINDQPDQTISKIHETDEDEKKGLESILNFNIYLKGLKGFNSIKKIEKFITAEKLKLDHMITPYPQLEGVHNGSEAMALAIKRYCGLIGDNMWNKNLDNLKQYCHNDVLAMIMSFNFVEFLSENIFPEIKTLKYTFNEKYRYEIDKYNWKIDIKEKSK from the coding sequence ATGAAGATTTCAGAGATGAAGTTGAAGATGAATAGAGATAAAAAAATAACAGAAAGACAATATATAAAATCCTTTTATAACCAAGGATATTTTTTATGAAATAGTGAGTTAGATTTTGAATCAAAATACATTACACCATTAAAATCAAAAGACACATTGAACTGCCTAAATATTTACGATGATGATATCTTAGACGAAGATGATACGGAATTAGAGGATGAAGTTGGTCAAACAATTTGAAATAATTTATTAAATATATATTTTGATACATCTATTCAAACTGTTGACGGCAACATGAATATTTTTGATAAAGTTAAAAAACAACTAAATAACTGAGCATTTGATACTCTTTTTAAAAATAAATCGATTAAAATTATTTCGTCAAAAGGTACAACTGAGTCAAAATTTTTTGAAACAAATAAAGAATTAGAAAATAATAATGTTGAAGTTCTTATAAATCCGTTTTTTACCTATAAAACAGGTGAATTTGATGTAGTTTCAAATGTTTTTGCATATGATAAAACTAATTCAACAATTTATTTATTTAAACTAAAAACATCTACAACAAATCAAAATTTATTTAGCACTAAATATGCATATGAAGTTGCAAAAAAATCATTAAATTTACCTATAAATGATATAAAAGTAATAATTATAGATACGTCTTACCCTTTAGAAAAGGGGAATGTTAAATTTATTTGTACAAACCTTTGTTATATGGGGAAAAATAAAAAATCAATAGATAGAAAAACCTGAATGGAAAAAGGTAGCTCGCTTCCAAAAAACATAAACCCATTATTTAAAAATAGACATAATTTTTCATTGTACTTTTCACAAGGATGATTATGAAATAAAAGCGATCTACAAATAACTCTTAATAATGAACCCGTTAGCCAAAATTTTAATTATTTAAAATGCATAAAAAATAATTGTGGGCTTTTAAATCCAAAATGACAATACAAAGATGGTGTTTCTAGATTTAGTTTACCTAAAAATTCAAATATTTTTGACGATAAATTATATCTTGGAAGCTTTGAAGACCAAATTGAATACATAAAAAAATCATACTTCATAAATAAACCTGATTTTTCCGAATTCACAGAAGCTAAATTTTATGGAGATTACAAAGATTACAGAGAGTCTATTGGGTTAAATTCCATTTTATACAAAAATTATGTCAATGCATTATTGGGTCAAGATTTAATGTTTAGTAAATTGGTATTCATGGATTTAAAAAGTAATGCAATTTTAAAAAATGGTTTTATCAACTCATTAAACAAACATAGAAAAAAAGTGGAAATAGCAAAAAAAATAGATGATTTTATTAACTCTTATGCAATAGAAAAATATTTAAGCTCTTTACATATAAAAAATGAAAAAATTGTTTGATATGACTATGAATCATTTATGAGTATTATTCCAGTTTTCGATGATTTTGTTCCATATTCACAAGTAGTGAATCAAGTTTCTATAATTGAAACAATAAATGGCAAAATCGTTAATAACACACAAGAAGATATTGTTATTGACCCGCTGAAAATTGAAATTTTTGATTTAATATTTTTACTGAAAAACCTATACGATAGGCAAGGAAATAAATATGTTGTTTATAACAAAGGATTTGAAAATTCAAGAAATCTTGAAATAGCGGAATGAGTTATACAACACCAAAATGATGATAAATTCGTACATGAATTAAAAAAACGTTTTGACATAACCCCTTATGATGTAAAAAAATTCCAAGAATACATTAACAATAATACTATTGACCTTATGGAATTATTCAAATCATATAGAGATAAAAATGAAAATGAACATTATCAAAATATACTAATTTCACTACAAAACAGCTGAAAAGATAAAATTTTAGATACTGCTTCATTTAGCAGTAAAAACTTTATAGTCGAAATGCAACAATCAAATAAAGATAGCTCAAATGTTTTATTTACAATCAATGATCAACCAGATCAAACAATTTCAAAAATTCATGAAACGGATGAGGATGAGAAAAAAGGACTAGAATCTATTCTTAATTTTAATATTTACTTAAAAGGATTAAAAGGATTTAATTCAATTAAAAAAATTGAGAAATTTATAACTGCTGAAAAGCTAAAACTTGATCATATGATTACACCTTATCCACAACTAGAGGGTGTGCATAATGGAAGCGAAGCAATGGCTTTGGCAATCAAAAGATATTGCGGTCTAATCGGTGACAATATGTGAAACAAAAATTTAGATAATCTTAAACAGTATTGTCACAACGATGTTTTAGCTATGATAATGTCATTCAATTTTGTAGAATTTTTATCAGAAAACATATTTCCTGAAATAAAAACTCTTAAATATACTTTTAATGAAAAATATCGTTATGAAATAGACAAATACAACTGAAAAATTGATATAAAAGAAAAAAGCAAGTAA
- the gatB gene encoding Asp-tRNA(Asn)/Glu-tRNA(Gln) amidotransferase subunit GatB, with amino-acid sequence MNNFEVVIGIEIHLELNTVTKMFSPAPNDFYAKPNTTINQIDLAYPGTLPLVNKKAVIYGVKLAKALNMTIDQEMHFDRKNYFYPDLPKGFQITQFYRPIGSNGYLEIDTENGKKRINVERIHLEEDTARQYHGDVTQIDYNRAGVPLIEIVSKPVMSSSSEAVAYVDMIRRIALSLGISSAKMEQGSLRADINISLMPKGSKFFGTKVEIKNMNSFKAIKNAIEYEIKIQKEQIIKNQKVTQATKRYDEESQSTILMREKTNAIDYKYFPEPNIPIIKLTDDFINSIKLSELPWEKEKRYIDSGIQEIYVKSLINDNELSDYFDSMNYPDKDRLSKLFFAEIVSLANSKNIHPSRLNIQNFHFDYAIKKLDEGFISGKSFKKLIPLLEDYDGCVKTLIINNDLMQISDSEVITNWVNETINNNENVISEYIDRPEKVVKFVLGNVMKLSAGKVDPIKANEISICILNKKFHK; translated from the coding sequence ATGAATAATTTTGAAGTAGTGATAGGAATTGAAATACATTTAGAACTAAATACTGTTACAAAAATGTTTTCTCCAGCGCCAAATGATTTTTATGCTAAGCCAAATACAACTATTAATCAAATAGATCTCGCTTATCCAGGAACTTTACCACTTGTTAATAAGAAAGCAGTCATTTATGGAGTTAAATTAGCTAAAGCTTTAAATATGACAATTGACCAAGAAATGCATTTTGATAGAAAGAATTATTTTTATCCAGATTTGCCTAAAGGCTTTCAAATAACTCAATTTTATAGACCTATTGGTTCAAATGGTTATCTTGAAATTGACACTGAAAATGGCAAAAAAAGAATTAATGTTGAACGCATTCACCTTGAGGAAGATACTGCTAGACAATATCATGGTGATGTAACTCAAATTGATTATAACAGAGCTGGTGTTCCTCTTATTGAAATTGTTTCTAAACCAGTTATGTCAAGTTCTTCTGAGGCAGTCGCTTATGTTGATATGATTAGAAGGATCGCTCTATCATTGGGAATTTCAAGTGCCAAAATGGAGCAAGGATCACTACGCGCTGACATTAATATTTCTCTTATGCCAAAAGGAAGCAAATTTTTTGGTACAAAAGTTGAAATTAAAAACATGAATAGCTTTAAAGCAATTAAAAATGCTATTGAATATGAGATAAAAATACAAAAAGAACAAATTATTAAGAATCAAAAAGTGACCCAAGCCACAAAAAGATATGATGAAGAGTCACAATCAACAATATTAATGAGAGAAAAAACAAATGCCATTGATTATAAGTACTTTCCAGAACCAAACATTCCAATTATTAAGTTAACTGATGATTTTATTAATTCTATTAAGCTTAGTGAATTGCCATGGGAAAAAGAAAAGAGATATATCGATAGTGGCATTCAAGAAATTTATGTTAAAAGTTTGATAAATGACAATGAGTTATCTGATTATTTTGATTCCATGAATTATCCAGACAAGGATAGATTAAGTAAATTATTTTTTGCTGAAATAGTTTCATTGGCTAATAGTAAAAACATTCATCCATCTAGGTTGAATATTCAAAATTTCCATTTTGATTATGCAATTAAAAAACTTGATGAAGGTTTTATTTCTGGAAAGTCATTTAAGAAATTAATTCCTTTGTTAGAGGATTATGATGGTTGTGTTAAGACTTTAATTATAAATAATGATTTAATGCAAATTAGTGATTCAGAAGTTATAACAAATTGAGTAAATGAAACAATTAATAACAATGAAAATGTTATTTCAGAATACATTGATAGACCTGAAAAGGTGGTTAAATTTGTTTTAGGTAATGTTATGAAATTATCTGCAGGCAAAGTTGATCCTATAAAAGCAAATGAAATATCTATATGCATATTAAATAAAAAATTTCACAAATAA